The following proteins are co-located in the Deinococcus betulae genome:
- a CDS encoding theronine dehydrogenase, with amino-acid sequence MRLVAHAPNRLRWDAVPDRPPGPGEVSVRTHFSALSVASELTLLHAGPFPAALGYQTLGTVEAVGAGVTLTPGTRVVTTLGHASHGFHPAGRVVPVPPHVSDRAALCAILGEETHKGLRKVRPRPGEAVLVAGAGLLGLLSIFNLTRRGVHEVHVLEPRADRRALALTFGAAAVHAPGELPHDRFQVGVECNASPAGFTELVSHLAPRGRCVVLSWQNPAPLALGRAERVAVSRRRSKWNGWWRSPTIHATQYRRQMGMAAPSACRPPFTSGRCRWWAPMTAKITRPTRTGCGPTPTRCWTTSFR; translated from the coding sequence ATGCGCCTGGTTGCCCACGCCCCCAACCGCCTGCGCTGGGACGCCGTGCCAGACCGGCCGCCTGGTCCCGGCGAGGTGAGTGTCCGCACGCACTTCAGTGCCCTGAGCGTCGCGTCGGAACTGACCCTTCTGCACGCTGGCCCCTTTCCAGCGGCGCTGGGCTATCAGACCCTGGGAACGGTTGAGGCAGTGGGAGCAGGCGTGACCCTGACACCCGGCACGCGCGTCGTGACCACGCTGGGCCACGCTTCCCACGGTTTTCACCCCGCCGGGCGAGTGGTGCCGGTGCCGCCGCACGTCTCTGACCGCGCCGCCCTGTGCGCCATTCTGGGCGAGGAAACCCACAAGGGCCTGCGCAAGGTCAGGCCGCGTCCCGGCGAAGCGGTGCTGGTGGCGGGCGCAGGACTGCTGGGCCTCCTCAGCATCTTCAACCTGACCCGGCGCGGCGTGCATGAGGTTCATGTTCTGGAGCCGCGTGCCGACCGCCGCGCCCTGGCCCTGACTTTTGGGGCCGCCGCCGTCCACGCCCCTGGCGAGCTGCCGCACGACAGGTTTCAGGTGGGTGTGGAGTGCAACGCTTCCCCGGCCGGGTTTACCGAACTGGTGTCACACCTGGCACCCCGGGGGCGCTGTGTGGTGCTGTCCTGGCAGAACCCAGCGCCGTTGGCGCTGGGGCGAGCGGAGCGAGTCGCTGTGTCCAGACGGCGGTCGAAGTGGAATGGATGGTGGCGCTCTCCCACCATCCATGCAACGCAGTACCGCCGTCAGATGGGAATGGCGGCGCCCTCAGCCTGCCGCCCGCCTTTCACCAGCGGGAGGTGCAGGTGGTGGGCTCCAATGACGGCGAAGATTACGCGGCCTACGCGCACTGGCTGTGGGCCCACGCCGACCCGCTGCTGGACCACCTCTTTCCGCTAA
- a CDS encoding DUF1345 domain-containing protein produces the protein MPHFQLSSAAARLLRSALTALIAVLLTPAGWPLAARLMFGWLAFCAVFMAQLWPTLLRADAPRTRTLATHEDDSRVVAGAVALGAALVSLAGVVSLLVAAGHAPRSAELALTGLALLTVVASWLLVQTEYTLHYARRFYRDGHGAQFTGPDNQPLPEPTYQDFAYLAATIGMTYQVSDTTLTTRAMRQLLLGHALLSFVFGTVIIAVTINGVAGLIR, from the coding sequence ATGCCCCACTTTCAGCTGTCCAGCGCCGCTGCCCGCTTGCTCCGCAGCGCCTTGACGGCGCTCATTGCAGTGCTGCTGACCCCGGCGGGCTGGCCCCTGGCCGCGCGGCTCATGTTCGGCTGGCTGGCCTTCTGCGCCGTCTTCATGGCGCAGCTGTGGCCCACCCTCCTGCGCGCCGACGCGCCCCGGACCCGCACCCTCGCCACCCACGAAGACGACTCGCGCGTGGTGGCGGGGGCTGTGGCCCTCGGCGCCGCGCTGGTCAGCCTGGCCGGGGTGGTCTCCTTGCTGGTCGCCGCAGGCCACGCGCCGCGTTCCGCTGAACTGGCCCTGACTGGCTTGGCCCTGCTGACCGTCGTTGCCTCCTGGCTTCTGGTGCAGACCGAATACACCCTGCACTACGCGCGGCGCTTTTACCGCGACGGGCACGGGGCGCAGTTTACTGGCCCCGACAACCAGCCGCTGCCCGAGCCGACCTACCAGGATTTTGCCTACCTGGCCGCCACCATCGGCATGACCTATCAGGTCAGCGACACCACCTTGACCACGCGCGCCATGCGGCAGTTGCTGCTGGGCCACGCCCTGCTGTCATTTGTCTTTGGCACCGTCATCATCGCAGTGACCATCAATGGTGTGGCGGGCTTGATTCGGTAG
- a CDS encoding TlpA family protein disulfide reductase, producing MNWPQPTDFVQGVPIPPPTAWTRPGLVMTFNLECPGCVSRGIPFLKRLHAEFGETAHLLAVHTSLGHRLLPREDVEPTLVKFARDYARVPFPVALDLQGDFARDWRTEGTPHWLAFAPGGELLRSVYGSQENAQTRLQYLLEEWAGRSDEESG from the coding sequence ATGAACTGGCCTCAGCCTACCGACTTCGTGCAGGGTGTGCCCATCCCGCCGCCAACGGCTTGGACGCGCCCCGGCCTGGTCATGACCTTCAACCTCGAATGTCCAGGATGCGTGTCGCGGGGGATTCCGTTTCTTAAGCGGCTTCACGCTGAATTTGGTGAGACCGCGCACCTGCTGGCGGTGCATACCAGTCTTGGGCACCGCCTGCTGCCCCGTGAGGATGTGGAACCCACCCTGGTCAAATTTGCGCGGGACTACGCCAGGGTGCCTTTTCCAGTGGCACTGGACCTGCAAGGGGACTTTGCCCGCGACTGGCGCACCGAGGGCACACCCCACTGGCTGGCGTTTGCGCCAGGCGGCGAACTGCTGCGCAGCGTGTACGGCAGCCAGGAAAACGCCCAGACCAGACTCCAGTATCTGCTGGAGGAATGGGCTGGGCGCTCAGATGAAGAGAGCGGTTAG
- a CDS encoding permease prefix domain 1-containing protein, whose product MKVQTVATCQALNTYLRRATWGLPAPRRQELWDELEEHALTRAAQLGLHGFSSQDALTQAIRQLGPPERVGLGMAKVYAMPQLLFAAGPLAVALSAALYALAGGRDAVSPLPVLTQRPAKPTCVRGTVPTSPHIAVVSQQGRVTCYTFNQPGAYAGVFLSAADLQRAVTAQGGQVTLQNGHLTLSLPGQTTGGGSVSAFFSKDGAAYYDAASVVRSLRTLLPITLQGFRAPQLQVGGLTLQLGARRTELGRAFYNPLGLDLAARLLRSGQAAASVDPLPGEWVAAAPGQTPTGPLHAVQTGLPKGEVVMLMTKRDGQNYAVDTAEVQAGGLVQLQSYAATLRFVKDPGQLGPFACGGAVPGLLVRVSGVPLDRLATGIFLPPQSTSTTR is encoded by the coding sequence ATGAAGGTTCAGACGGTGGCCACGTGCCAGGCCCTGAACACCTATCTGCGCCGCGCCACCTGGGGTCTGCCTGCACCCCGCCGGCAGGAACTGTGGGATGAACTGGAAGAACACGCCCTGACCCGCGCTGCCCAGCTTGGGCTGCACGGCTTCTCTTCTCAAGACGCCCTGACCCAGGCCATCCGCCAACTCGGCCCGCCCGAGCGCGTGGGCCTGGGCATGGCCAAGGTATATGCCATGCCACAACTTCTGTTTGCCGCTGGTCCCCTCGCCGTCGCCCTCAGTGCCGCGCTGTACGCGCTGGCGGGTGGGAGGGACGCCGTCAGTCCCCTGCCTGTCCTGACCCAGCGGCCCGCCAAGCCCACCTGCGTTCGGGGCACCGTCCCCACCAGCCCACACATCGCGGTTGTCAGCCAGCAAGGCCGCGTGACGTGCTACACGTTTAACCAGCCCGGAGCCTATGCTGGCGTCTTTCTGAGCGCTGCCGACCTTCAGCGGGCCGTCACGGCCCAGGGCGGTCAGGTAACCTTGCAGAACGGTCACCTGACCCTGAGCCTGCCTGGCCAGACCACAGGTGGGGGCTCTGTCAGCGCCTTTTTCAGCAAGGATGGCGCTGCCTATTACGACGCGGCGAGCGTGGTTCGCAGCCTCCGGACCCTACTGCCCATCACTCTTCAGGGGTTTCGGGCGCCCCAGCTTCAGGTAGGTGGCCTGACCCTTCAACTCGGTGCCAGGCGCACCGAGTTGGGCCGCGCTTTTTACAACCCCCTGGGCCTTGACCTGGCCGCTCGGCTGTTGCGTTCTGGGCAGGCGGCCGCCTCTGTTGACCCTCTTCCAGGTGAATGGGTGGCCGCCGCTCCCGGCCAGACCCCAACTGGGCCACTCCACGCGGTTCAGACCGGGCTGCCCAAGGGCGAGGTGGTCATGCTCATGACCAAGCGTGACGGCCAGAATTATGCAGTTGATACGGCAGAAGTGCAGGCCGGGGGCCTCGTGCAGCTTCAGAGCTATGCCGCAACGCTGCGGTTTGTTAAAGATCCCGGCCAGCTTGGTCCCTTTGCCTGTGGGGGCGCCGTTCCCGGCCTGCTGGTGCGCGTCAGTGGCGTGCCACTGGACAGGCTGGCTACCGGCATTTTTCTGCCGCCCCAGAGCACCAGCACCACCCGCTAA
- a CDS encoding C39 family peptidase, with the protein MKRSLAALLLGPALLAACSSQAETTLPASVSLKGVGHDNQGLNNCGPVTASIVLGYYGKAVTQAQAAAALKDSSKDVEVSTQEVAAYLERNGLKTLIRYAGTPVQMRALLAAKLPVVVQQRLQRGDKTAHFRTLYAYGPDSFTASDSLLGPELTLTEARFTELWDYYNGEYLLAYPANREAEVRAILGKDWDEAANWSRLRDEMTARTRQDSATAFDWWGLGQARLALGQPEEAAKAFDRAVEIGVPLQYHWYRQGAMVAWNRTGQTEKTREVAQRILDEQPGIKEVEALLGAAGTD; encoded by the coding sequence ATGAAACGTTCGCTCGCCGCCCTGCTGCTGGGCCCGGCCTTGCTGGCCGCGTGCTCGTCGCAGGCCGAAACCACCCTGCCGGCCAGCGTCTCCCTGAAGGGCGTAGGGCACGACAACCAGGGGCTGAACAACTGCGGGCCGGTCACCGCCAGCATTGTGCTGGGGTATTACGGCAAGGCCGTCACGCAGGCGCAGGCAGCAGCGGCCCTGAAAGACAGCAGCAAGGATGTGGAGGTCTCCACGCAGGAGGTCGCCGCCTACCTAGAACGCAACGGCCTGAAAACCCTGATCCGCTACGCAGGCACCCCTGTGCAGATGCGGGCGCTGCTGGCCGCCAAGCTTCCGGTGGTGGTGCAGCAGCGCCTGCAACGCGGCGACAAAACCGCCCATTTCCGCACGCTGTACGCCTACGGCCCGGACAGCTTTACAGCCAGCGATTCGCTGCTGGGCCCAGAACTGACCCTGACCGAAGCCCGCTTTACAGAGCTGTGGGACTACTACAACGGCGAATATCTGCTGGCTTACCCCGCCAACCGCGAGGCCGAGGTGCGCGCCATTCTGGGCAAAGACTGGGACGAGGCCGCCAACTGGAGCCGCCTGCGCGACGAGATGACGGCCCGCACGCGGCAGGACAGTGCCACCGCCTTTGACTGGTGGGGTCTGGGGCAAGCGCGGCTGGCCCTGGGGCAGCCCGAAGAGGCGGCAAAAGCTTTTGACCGCGCCGTAGAGATAGGCGTGCCCTTGCAATACCACTGGTACCGTCAGGGCGCCATGGTGGCCTGGAACCGCACCGGGCAGACCGAAAAGACGCGCGAGGTGGCCCAGCGCATTCTGGACGAGCAACCTGGTATCAAAGAGGTCGAAGCGCTGCTGGGCGCCGCAGGCACAGATTGA
- a CDS encoding MerR family transcriptional regulator encodes MERQSPPRWTVGEVSLLTGVSVRTLHHYDDIGLLRPSERSEGNYRLYTPADLARLRAVLTYRQLGFALNDIEPLLAAPSAVQQQALTTQLSLLQEQQRRTQATIDAVLAMLASPGDPMNNEDVKAVFDGFDPEQYEPEVQARWGDTDAYRQSKAKTARYTKADWEAVKAEMDHIYSQYLALMAAGVAPDSPQAQAVAAQHHAHIEARYYDAPPAMMRGLAQMWVQDDRFTRNIDRAGPGLAAYQSAAVTAWADAQEAG; translated from the coding sequence TTGGAGCGCCAATCCCCGCCGCGCTGGACGGTGGGCGAGGTGTCGCTGCTGACCGGCGTCAGCGTGCGGACCCTGCACCACTACGACGACATTGGGCTGCTGCGTCCCAGCGAGCGCAGCGAGGGCAATTACCGGCTGTACACCCCAGCGGACCTGGCGCGGCTGCGCGCCGTGCTGACCTACCGCCAACTGGGCTTTGCCCTGAACGACATTGAGCCGCTGCTGGCCGCCCCGAGCGCCGTGCAGCAGCAGGCGCTGACCACCCAGCTGTCTTTGCTGCAAGAGCAGCAGCGGCGCACCCAGGCGACGATTGACGCCGTGCTGGCGATGCTGGCCAGTCCAGGAGACCCCATGAACAATGAAGACGTAAAGGCTGTCTTTGACGGCTTTGACCCCGAGCAGTACGAACCCGAAGTCCAGGCCCGCTGGGGCGACACGGACGCCTACCGGCAGAGCAAGGCCAAAACAGCTCGGTACACAAAGGCCGACTGGGAAGCGGTCAAGGCCGAGATGGACCACATCTACAGCCAGTATCTGGCCCTGATGGCCGCTGGCGTGGCGCCGGACAGCCCACAGGCGCAGGCGGTGGCTGCACAGCACCACGCGCATATTGAGGCCCGCTATTACGACGCTCCGCCGGCCATGATGCGCGGCCTGGCGCAGATGTGGGTGCAGGATGACCGCTTCACCCGCAACATTGACCGGGCTGGGCCTGGCCTGGCGGCTTACCAGAGTGCCGCTGTGACTGCCTGGGCTGATGCTCAGGAAGCCGGCTGA
- a CDS encoding NAD(P)/FAD-dependent oxidoreductase — MKTLILGAGYAGLAVATKLKPTPGLEALMVEQNAYHTFETRLHEAAAHNTRVTLPLAPLLRGTGVELEQAQVDHVDLDEKEVKLKDGRVLTYDTLVVGLGSVTNFYRIPGLAENASELKQLSDADEIFNFVNRAFSSEYQGNRDIVVGGAGLTGVELVTELAQRAALLSKERGLPPFNIYLVEAGPKILPILDEGLRAKAQRTLEEYGIHILVGHRLMQATADTVTVQTASGEQKVIEAGKIIWTGGIQARDIVSGRQLEKGPGGRIAVDDKLRAKGYPEVFVIGDMGLALNQEGKPVPTTAQHAGQQGRLTGKNILRLARGEELDAYEPTTLGEFVSLGGLMAVGWMKLPWNQKLAITGGIAHVMKRASEWRWRASID, encoded by the coding sequence ATGAAGACCCTCATCCTCGGTGCTGGTTACGCCGGCCTGGCCGTCGCCACGAAACTGAAGCCCACCCCTGGCCTTGAGGCCCTGATGGTGGAGCAGAATGCCTACCATACTTTTGAAACCCGCCTGCACGAAGCGGCGGCCCACAACACCCGCGTGACCCTGCCGCTGGCGCCCCTGCTGCGCGGCACGGGCGTCGAACTGGAACAGGCGCAGGTTGACCACGTCGATCTGGACGAGAAAGAGGTCAAGCTCAAAGATGGCCGCGTGCTGACCTACGACACACTGGTCGTGGGCCTGGGGTCGGTCACCAACTTCTACCGCATTCCTGGCCTGGCTGAAAACGCCAGCGAACTCAAGCAGCTGAGCGACGCCGACGAGATTTTCAACTTCGTCAACCGCGCTTTTTCCAGCGAGTACCAGGGCAACCGCGACATCGTGGTGGGGGGCGCGGGCCTGACCGGTGTGGAACTGGTCACCGAACTGGCCCAGCGCGCCGCGCTGCTGAGCAAGGAACGCGGCCTGCCGCCCTTTAACATCTACCTCGTTGAAGCGGGGCCCAAGATTCTGCCCATTCTGGACGAAGGCCTGCGCGCCAAAGCCCAGAGAACCCTGGAAGAGTACGGCATTCACATTCTGGTCGGTCACCGCCTGATGCAGGCGACCGCCGATACGGTGACGGTGCAGACGGCCAGCGGCGAGCAGAAGGTGATTGAAGCCGGCAAGATTATCTGGACCGGCGGCATTCAGGCCCGCGACATCGTCAGTGGCCGTCAACTGGAAAAAGGCCCCGGCGGCCGCATTGCTGTGGACGACAAGCTGCGCGCCAAAGGCTACCCCGAGGTGTTCGTGATTGGCGACATGGGCCTGGCGCTCAATCAGGAAGGCAAGCCTGTGCCCACCACCGCGCAGCACGCCGGGCAGCAGGGCCGCCTGACGGGCAAGAACATCCTGCGCCTGGCCAGAGGCGAGGAACTGGACGCCTACGAACCCACCACCCTGGGCGAGTTTGTGTCGCTGGGCGGCCTGATGGCCGTCGGCTGGATGAAGCTGCCCTGGAACCAGAAGCTGGCCATTACTGGCGGCATCGCCCACGTCATGAAGCGCGCGAGCGAATGGCGCTGGCGCGCCAGCATTGACTGA
- a CDS encoding serine hydrolase domain-containing protein yields the protein MSTDSLAALLDEAKHTNTSTLVVLKGGEVLLDEVLDGEGDRPLETMSVTKAVLSLVVGRAVMLGHLPGADVKVSEFFPEWRQGRKRDLTLRHLLTHTSGLHNHPHTGQDIYPSQDFVQLALCAELDHDPGTHFAYNNKAANLICGVLERATGQKADDFARADLFGPLGIDDWSWQRDPAGNPHGMSGLRLHARDLARLGQLALNGGEWLIEAEWIEQSTHPATPVFPEIGLLWWMLPAWTRYSVTAENVRVLEAAGADPRQVAALGRCLCDQVSRDEVLALIRGAGFVPQDAPAGVAWLTTTRGPQVGFRHDGHRGQNLVIDRRRGVVAVRLIAWDHLHVEAPESAFSAFPDRVLGLFEKREA from the coding sequence GTGTCCACTGACTCTTTAGCTGCCCTGTTGGACGAAGCAAAGCACACGAACACCAGCACCCTGGTGGTACTCAAAGGCGGCGAGGTGCTGCTGGATGAGGTGCTGGACGGCGAAGGCGACCGGCCCCTGGAAACCATGAGCGTGACCAAAGCTGTGCTGAGCCTGGTTGTGGGCCGCGCGGTGATGCTGGGGCATTTGCCAGGTGCCGACGTGAAGGTCAGCGAGTTTTTCCCCGAATGGCGGCAAGGCCGCAAGCGTGACCTGACGCTGCGTCATCTGCTGACACATACCAGCGGCCTGCACAACCACCCCCATACGGGTCAGGACATCTATCCGAGCCAGGATTTTGTGCAGTTGGCCCTGTGCGCTGAACTGGACCACGACCCCGGCACCCATTTCGCCTATAACAACAAGGCCGCCAACCTGATTTGTGGCGTGCTGGAACGGGCCACTGGGCAGAAGGCTGACGACTTTGCCCGCGCTGACCTGTTTGGCCCGCTGGGCATAGACGACTGGTCGTGGCAGCGCGACCCCGCCGGCAACCCACACGGCATGAGCGGTCTGCGCCTGCACGCCCGCGACCTGGCGCGGCTGGGACAACTGGCGCTGAATGGGGGAGAGTGGCTGATAGAAGCGGAGTGGATAGAGCAGAGCACTCACCCTGCTACGCCTGTCTTCCCCGAGATCGGCCTGCTGTGGTGGATGCTGCCGGCCTGGACGCGCTACAGCGTCACGGCCGAAAACGTGCGGGTACTGGAGGCCGCAGGGGCGGACCCGCGTCAGGTGGCCGCGCTGGGCCGTTGTTTGTGCGATCAGGTCAGCCGTGACGAGGTCCTGGCGCTGATTCGTGGAGCAGGCTTCGTGCCGCAGGACGCTCCGGCGGGCGTGGCGTGGTTGACCACAACGCGCGGTCCCCAGGTGGGCTTCCGGCATGACGGACACCGGGGGCAGAACCTCGTCATAGACCGGCGGCGTGGGGTGGTGGCCGTCCGCCTGATCGCCTGGGACCACCTGCACGTGGAGGCCCCGGAGAGTGCCTTCAGCGCTTTTCCTGACCGGGTGCTGGGGCTGTTTGAGAAGAGAGAGGCCTGA
- a CDS encoding PadR family transcriptional regulator, with the protein MNPDLLRGNLDLILLSLLEQTPLYGFAILQAARDQTGGYFEFKEGSLYPALHRLEAEGLLSGQPGEVGRNSKPRKYYAITDQGRQSLHRKRQEFAEFTRAVAQLGKAGA; encoded by the coding sequence ATGAACCCTGACCTCCTGCGCGGCAACCTCGACCTGATTCTGCTGTCCCTGCTGGAACAGACCCCGCTGTACGGCTTTGCCATTCTTCAGGCCGCCAGAGACCAGACGGGCGGCTACTTTGAGTTTAAAGAGGGCAGCCTCTACCCTGCTCTGCACCGTCTAGAAGCCGAGGGGCTGCTGTCTGGGCAACCCGGCGAGGTCGGCCGCAACAGCAAGCCGCGCAAGTATTACGCCATCACAGACCAGGGGCGGCAAAGCTTGCACCGGAAACGGCAGGAGTTTGCCGAATTTACCCGCGCCGTGGCTCAGCTTGGCAAGGCAGGGGCATGA
- a CDS encoding AzlC family ABC transporter permease, with translation MTTFQTGFWQGFRLMLPLWPGVVPFAVAYAVTARGAGLSLWDTCLMSLTVFAGASQFAAAGQFVGSTLPLGAALALVGTTFLLNARHLLYGLSLSRQLPLSGRQRILAAQFLTDEAFGVVTVAGTRTPGGVTFALLLGAELSLYAAWNAATLLGALAGQVLPGPAALGVGVIFPLAFLGLLVPLLRGRPEVLVALVAGLGAWALSGRVPGGLSILLVGVGGALLGAWLVTRRAPAAEAA, from the coding sequence ATGACGACCTTCCAAACAGGCTTCTGGCAAGGCTTCCGGCTGATGCTGCCGCTGTGGCCTGGGGTGGTGCCGTTTGCGGTGGCCTACGCCGTCACGGCGCGCGGCGCGGGCCTGAGCCTGTGGGACACCTGCCTGATGAGCCTGACCGTGTTTGCCGGGGCCAGCCAGTTCGCGGCGGCCGGGCAATTTGTGGGCAGCACGCTGCCCCTGGGCGCCGCACTGGCGCTGGTGGGCACCACCTTTCTCCTGAACGCCCGGCATCTGCTTTACGGCCTGAGCCTGTCACGGCAGCTGCCGCTCAGTGGCCGTCAGCGCATCCTGGCCGCGCAGTTCCTGACCGACGAGGCGTTTGGCGTGGTCACCGTGGCGGGGACGCGCACGCCGGGGGGCGTGACCTTCGCGCTGCTGCTGGGCGCCGAACTGAGCCTGTACGCGGCCTGGAACGCCGCCACCTTGCTGGGTGCCCTGGCCGGCCAGGTGCTGCCGGGACCAGCGGCGCTGGGGGTGGGCGTCATCTTTCCTCTAGCCTTTTTAGGGCTGCTGGTGCCGCTGCTGCGGGGCCGCCCCGAGGTGCTGGTGGCGCTGGTGGCTGGACTGGGGGCGTGGGCTCTCTCGGGCCGGGTGCCGGGTGGGCTCAGCATTCTGCTGGTCGGGGTGGGCGGGGCGCTGCTGGGCGCCTGGCTGGTGACCCGCCGCGCGCCAGCTGCGGAGGCCGCGTGA
- a CDS encoding helix-turn-helix transcriptional regulator, with protein MTHADLLEATGLEEEVLGNLLTELATLEPELQQDEHLHWRLGAPESTWTAAERLTLHRGLSALATRGAEPTAALHALAHRLTAPLPTHVQVALPPLPQPAQQTLAPEQVLPLVTQAWLGGHALQFEYLRPGRAQSRRRVTLQPHLICGHPVTLELLVVGRELNGRRPQRTFRLARMLGAQLHPGRPAAAPVPVPTCPAASAVTLRFTGQARLRVIEGRVPHLSEPIINPDGSVDATLQAPHDGRAALPWILSWGGGAEVLSPAPLRAQWQAELRAALTAAQRPPTQFGAGAA; from the coding sequence ATGACCCATGCTGACTTGCTGGAGGCGACCGGGTTGGAAGAAGAGGTGCTTGGCAACCTTTTGACCGAGCTGGCCACGTTGGAGCCCGAGTTGCAACAGGATGAACACTTGCACTGGAGGCTCGGGGCTCCTGAATCCACATGGACGGCGGCGGAGCGCCTGACGCTCCACCGAGGCCTGAGCGCTCTGGCGACACGCGGAGCTGAGCCGACCGCAGCGCTGCATGCGTTGGCCCACCGTCTGACGGCCCCCTTGCCCACTCATGTTCAGGTGGCGCTGCCTCCTCTGCCCCAGCCTGCACAGCAGACGCTGGCCCCAGAGCAAGTGCTTCCGCTGGTCACGCAGGCGTGGTTGGGTGGCCACGCTCTGCAATTCGAGTATCTGCGACCAGGCCGGGCCCAGTCACGCCGCCGCGTCACCCTTCAGCCGCACCTGATTTGCGGGCACCCCGTCACGCTGGAACTGCTGGTGGTGGGCCGCGAACTGAACGGGCGCCGTCCCCAGCGGACCTTTCGCCTGGCCCGGATGCTGGGGGCGCAACTTCACCCTGGGCGGCCCGCTGCGGCGCCCGTGCCTGTCCCGACCTGCCCTGCCGCCAGCGCTGTGACCCTGCGGTTCACCGGACAGGCCCGGCTGCGGGTCATCGAAGGGCGCGTGCCGCATCTGAGCGAGCCCATCATCAATCCTGACGGCAGTGTGGACGCCACTTTACAGGCCCCTCACGACGGCCGCGCCGCCCTGCCCTGGATTCTCAGCTGGGGCGGCGGCGCCGAGGTGCTGTCCCCAGCGCCGCTGCGGGCCCAGTGGCAGGCCGAACTGCGCGCCGCCCTGACCGCCGCCCAGCGCCCACCCACACAGTTTGGCGCCGGAGCCGCGTAA
- a CDS encoding AzlD domain-containing protein: protein MSTWAVIGLMWAVTFGPRLLGLSLGRLELTPFWHAFLRFVPVSVFAALIVPEILGSPEWLRRLVGAAVAALLVWRQGNLAVGLLGGFGAYWLARVGGGAVASSRGPDLSQRQRAMLRGA, encoded by the coding sequence GTGAGCACCTGGGCCGTCATTGGGCTGATGTGGGCGGTGACCTTCGGGCCGCGCCTGCTGGGCCTGAGCCTGGGGCGCCTGGAACTGACGCCCTTCTGGCACGCCTTCTTGCGCTTTGTGCCAGTCAGCGTGTTTGCCGCGCTGATTGTGCCCGAGATTCTGGGCAGCCCCGAGTGGCTGCGCCGACTGGTGGGGGCCGCCGTCGCCGCGCTGCTCGTCTGGCGCCAGGGCAACCTGGCCGTGGGTCTGCTGGGCGGCTTCGGGGCGTACTGGCTGGCGCGGGTGGGTGGCGGGGCTGTAGCCTCCTCACGCGGGCCTGACCTGTCCCAGCGCCAGCGCGCTATGCTGCGGGGCGCATGA
- a CDS encoding MliC family protein: protein MFRSLVVASALSLLTAASAATPPVQVTYRVYHYTCDAGKKISVSYVSYGQEPMFAVLDWNGARYGLAQAISGSGARYAGLYGPVGARGGLQWWEHQGKADLSTFTGNSTVTTKTLLTGCKTPTQR from the coding sequence ATGTTCCGTTCTCTGGTTGTTGCTTCGGCCCTGAGCCTGCTGACTGCCGCTTCGGCGGCCACGCCACCCGTACAGGTGACCTACCGCGTCTACCACTACACTTGTGACGCCGGCAAGAAGATCAGCGTGTCGTATGTCAGTTACGGGCAGGAGCCCATGTTTGCAGTGCTGGACTGGAACGGCGCCCGCTACGGCCTGGCCCAGGCCATCAGTGGCAGTGGGGCACGCTACGCCGGGTTGTACGGCCCTGTCGGCGCGCGTGGGGGCCTGCAGTGGTGGGAACACCAGGGCAAGGCCGACCTCAGCACCTTTACTGGCAACAGTACCGTGACGACCAAGACGCTGCTGACGGGCTGTAAAACGCCGACCCAGCGTTAG